The DNA segment TTCATTTCACAGAATCTTGCTGCATGTTCAGCTTCTTCCCATGCTAATCTTTTGAAAACTTCAGCTAATTCCCCATAACCTTCTCTTGAAGCTTGTCTGGACATAGCTAAGTAGATACCTACTTCATTTGTTTCTCCTTCAAAATTTGCTGCAACGTCTTTTTCAACAGCAGTGTCTTTTGTAGTTCCAATTTCATGTTCATATTTAACCATATTATCACCTTTTTATAACTCTTTACATGCTTTAGCTAATTTTACACCTAATTCATAGCTAGCTTCATCTTCATCAGCGTCTGGTACGTAGTAGATTTCCTGAGTATCTACAATATCAAATCCGCAGGTACTTAATTCATCTGCAATTTTTTGAGGAGATCCTCCTTTTCCACCCATTGAACCGAAGGTAACTGCTTTTCTTTCAATTCCGGTTCTGTTAAATAGGAGACCTTTTAAGTAGTATAAGATGTCTCCAATACTTGGGAATGGCACATCATTAATGGTAGGATCACCAAATGCAACACCCTTACTGGTTAAGATACTTTTTACAATTTCGGACCTTTCATCTTCGTGTAGGAAGAAGATTTCCACATCATATCCTTCAGACATTGCACCTTCAGCAATTTCGTGAGCCATTTGCTGGGTTGAGTAGTGCATTGTATCGTAAACGATTGTGATTTTGTCTTCACATACACCAGTAGCCCAGTTTTGGTAAGCTCCGATTACTTGCATTGGATCAGTCCAGATTTGACCGTGAGATGGAGCAATCATTTTAATTGAGTCAAGTAAACCTAATTCAACTACTTCATTTAACTTTTTAAGTACTAATTTTGAAAGTGGTGTGATTAAGTTCGCATAAAACTTTTGTGTTCCATCCATTAAGACACTTTCGGGAATTTCATCAGAAAACCTTTTGGTGAAACATAAGTGCTGACCGAATGCATCGTTAGGGAATAAAATTCCGGTTTCATCAGCAAGTAAGGTAAACATACTGTCCGGCCAGTGTAATAAGAATGCTTCTAAGAATGCCAATGGTCTTCCACCAACATCTAAAGAATCACCGGTTTTTACAGTGACAAACTCTGCGCCTTCAAGAGCAGGGTAGTGTTTTAAAAGACCTTTAACTGCAATTTCGGTACAGTAAATTGGTGCTTCCGGGAATCTTTTGTGTAAATCTACTAAAACTCCGGAGTGGTCTTTTTCAACGTGATTT comes from the Methanobrevibacter sp. genome and includes:
- a CDS encoding FprA family A-type flavoprotein, coding for MKANAQKIAEGVYWVGVLDWDLRSYHGYTLDGTTYNAYLVFGEDEVAVIDNAYPGKTKELMARIDDAFAQEGREVKIDYIIQNHVEKDHSGVLVDLHKRFPEAPIYCTEIAVKGLLKHYPALEGAEFVTVKTGDSLDVGGRPLAFLEAFLLHWPDSMFTLLADETGILFPNDAFGQHLCFTKRFSDEIPESVLMDGTQKFYANLITPLSKLVLKKLNEVVELGLLDSIKMIAPSHGQIWTDPMQVIGAYQNWATGVCEDKITIVYDTMHYSTQQMAHEIAEGAMSEGYDVEIFFLHEDERSEIVKSILTSKGVAFGDPTINDVPFPSIGDILYYLKGLLFNRTGIERKAVTFGSMGGKGGSPQKIADELSTCGFDIVDTQEIYYVPDADEDEASYELGVKLAKACKEL
- a CDS encoding ferritin family protein; this encodes MVKYEHEIGTTKDTAVEKDVAANFEGETNEVGIYLAMSRQASREGYGELAEVFKRLAWEEAEHAARFCEMNGIIKDTLKENIEWMMGGEKMANAEKREASEKAKEAGLETAADFFRESSKDEGRHYKILEGILERYF